A DNA window from Aestuariispira ectoiniformans contains the following coding sequences:
- the ykgO gene encoding type B 50S ribosomal protein L36, protein MKVASSLKTLKKRDKNCRVIRRKGRVYVINKTNPRFKARQG, encoded by the coding sequence ATGAAAGTCGCCAGCTCGCTGAAGACGCTTAAAAAGCGTGACAAGAACTGCCGCGTCATCCGCCGCAAGGGCCGGGTGTACGTGATCAACAAAACCAACCCGCGTTTCAAAGCACGCCAGG